In the Paralichthys olivaceus isolate ysfri-2021 chromosome 15, ASM2471397v2, whole genome shotgun sequence genome, one interval contains:
- the srrt gene encoding serrate RNA effector molecule homolog isoform X23 produces MLFLHHFLFIFGPNRIPKPNLCVNRHTIGVKWSAFSQRRPLLCIYLLLNWQNKRFRSKYHPDEASRLKAEAQSALHNRVNVFTFLMENGWFDNVSLDIEQTPAIIKVLDAAVIKMEGGTDHDLRILDLPSEEEEGREKSISVSGGAEPPKREDLKTLDSDRKPSVEKDKNEKEESNSANTENVTAVEGEDVKEETEKEAAKEEMPETKKQRRKRKHSGDSDDEGSASDSDSDSDSDSNCSDKPVKKEVVEDKDEEEGEEEKQKENSEEEKKEEMKPKDDSPRPRPLHRTCSLFMRSIAPTISKAEIIALCRRYPGFLRVCLSDPHPERRFFRRCWVTFDRSVNIKEVCWNLQNIRLRDCELAPGVNRDLARRVRNVNGITQHKQVLRNDIKLAAKLIHALDEKGDLWSNKPQEEGQSTEVLHWLSSTCAQFKLCSVTDLFIGLWFGNPQLPAQNPILKNITEYLIEEVSAEEEELLGSGSGMDPEESIKEGNPAETTVERDEKLAKVLDHLILYLRVVHSIDYYNTCEYPSEDEMPNRCGMIHVRGPIPPNRITHGEVQQWQKMIEEKLSPLFSLKEILSEEEALKMGRKDPEDEVEKFVLANTQELGKDKWLCPLSGKKFKGPEFVRKHILNKHGDKIEEVKKEVVFFNNFLMDAKRPALPEMKIPPLPTPGQGLLSPNMPFPPQGLQGPGGFGQPRPPLMGYGAGGPPYPPNQYGGGRGNYDNFRGQGGYLGKPRNIRMSRGDPRNIIEYRDLDAPDDMDFF; encoded by the exons atgctttttctacaccattttctttttatattcgGACCAAATCGAATCCCAAAACCGAATTTGTGTGTAAACAGACACACCATTGGGGTGAAGTGGAGCGCATTTTCACAGAGGAGACCCcttctctgtatttatttgttattaaaCTGGCAGAACAAAAG GTTCAGGTCCAAGTACCACCCAGATGAGGCCAGCCGACTTAAAGCAGAGGCCCAGAGCGCCCTGCACAACCGTGTGAATGTCTTCACGTTCCTGATGGAGAATGGATGGTTTGATAATGTCTCTCTGGACATTGAACAGACCCCAGCCATCATTAAAGTTCTGGATGCAG CTGTGATAAAGATGGAAGGAGGGACAGATCATGACCTTCGCATCTTGGACCTGCCatctgaagaggaagaaggcagGGAAAAGTCAATATCTGTTTCAGGGGGTGCTGAACCTCCCAAGAGAGAAGACCTCAAAACCCTGGACAGTGACCGGAAACCCTCAGTAGAGAAAGACAAGAATGAGAAG GAGGAAAGCAATTCTGCCAATACAGAAAATGTGACTGCAGTAGAAGGGGAGGATGtgaaagaggagacagagaaagaagctGCCAAAGAAGAAATGCCTGAAACCAAGAAG cagagaagaaagaggaagcaCAGTGGAGACAGTGATGATGAAGGCAGCGCCTCAGACAGCGACTCTGACTCTGATTCAGACTCTAACTGCTCAGACAAACCTGTAAAGAAGGAAGTGGTGGAAGACAAGGATGAGGAAGAAGGTGAAG AGGAGAAACAAAAGGAGAActcagaagaggagaagaaagaagaaatgaaacccAAAGACGACTCACCCAGACCTCGGCCTCTCCACCGCACCTGCTCTCTGTTCATGAGGAGCATCGCTCCCACCATTTCCAAGGCTGAGATCATTGCT CTTTGCCGGCGATACCCTGGCTTTCTGCGTGTTTGCCTGTCTGACCCGCACCCAGAGCGCAG GTTTTTCAGACGTTGCTGGGTAACGTTTGACCGTAGTGTCAATATCAAAGAGGTCTGCTGGAACCTTCAGAACATTCGA CTGCGAGACTGTGAACTGGCCCCAGGGGTGAACCGGGATCTGGCCCGGAGAGTGCGCAATGTAAATGGCATCACTCAGCACAAGCAGGTGCTCCGCAATGACATCAAGCTGGCTGCCAAGCTCATTCATGCTTTGGATGAGAAAGGAGACCTGTGGAGCAACAAGCCACAGGAGGAGGGGCAGAGCACTGAGGTACTGCACTGGTTATCAAGCACATGTGCACAGTTTAAACTGTGTTCTGTCACTGATTTATTCATTGGTCTGTGGTTTGGTAATCCACAGTTGCCAGCTCAGAATCCCATTTTGAAGAATATCACTGAGTACCTGATAGAGGAGGTGagtgctgaggaggaggagctgctgggcTCTGGGAGTGGGATGGATCCTGAGGAGAGCATCAAGGAAGGAAACCCTGCAGAGACGACTGTGGAAAGGGATGAGAAATTAGCTAAG GTTTTGGACCATCTGATCTTGTATCTGCGTGTTGTGCATTCAATTGACTACTATAACACCTGTGAATACCCGAGTGAGGATGAAATGCCCAATCGCTGTGGAATGATCCATGTTCGTGGACCCATTCCTCCAAACCGCATCACACACGGAGAAG TGCAACAGTGGCAGAAGATGATTGAGGAGAAGCTTAGTCCTTTGTTCAGTTTAAAGGAAATTCTGTCAGAGGAAGAGGCGTTGAAGATGGGCCGTAAGGATCCAGAGGACGAGGTGGAGAAGTTTGTGTTGGCCAACACTCAGGAGCTGGGAAAGGACAAATGGCTGTGCCCACTGAGTGGCAAAAAATTTAAG GGCCCAGAGTTTGTGCGGAAGCACATCCTGAACAAACATGGGGACAAAATTGAAGAAGTGAAAAAGGAAGTAGTGTTCTTTAACAACTTCCTGATGGATGCCAAGCGACCAGCGCtgccagaaatgaaaattcctCCTCTTCCAACTCCAGGTCAAG GTTTGCTTTCTCCCAACATGCCCTTTCCTCCTCAAGGTCTTCAGGGTCCAGGGGGCTTTGGACAACCTCGTCCACCACTGATGGGATATGGAG CTGGTGGACCTCCTTATCCTCCTAACCAATACGGAGGTGGCAGAGGCAACTATGACAACTTCCGCGGACAAGGTGGCTACCTGGGAAAGCCACGCAACATTAG AATGTCAAGAGGTGACCCACGCAATATCATTGAATATCGTGACCTGGACGCACCAGATGATATGGATTTCTTTTAG
- the srrt gene encoding serrate RNA effector molecule homolog isoform X4 — protein MGDSDDEYDRRRRDKFRRERSDYDRSREREDRRRDDWNDREWDRGRERRSRGEYRDYDRGRRERFSPPRHDMSPQQKRMRRDWDDHGGDPYRGGYDMGYGGGGGPSYGPPQHWGHPDLHIMQPHHGIPIQARLGNIHDLDLGPPPPVMKSFKEFLISLDDSVDETEAVKRYNEYKVDFRRQQMQDFFLAHKDEEWFRSKYHPDEASRLKAEAQSALHNRVNVFTFLMENGWFDNVSLDIEQTPAIIKVLDAAVIKMEGGTDHDLRILDLPSEEEEGREKSISVSGGAEPPKREDLKTLDSDRKPSVEKDKNEKEESNSANTENVTAVEGEDVKEETEKEAAKEEMPETKKQRRKRKHSGDSDDEGSASDSDSDSDSDSNCSDKPVKKEVVEDKDEEEEEKQKENSEEEKKEEMKPKDDSPRPRPLHRTCSLFMRSIAPTISKAEIIALCRRYPGFLRVCLSDPHPERRFFRRCWVTFDRSVNIKEVCWNLQNIRLRDCELAPGVNRDLARRVRNVNGITQHKQVLRNDIKLAAKLIHALDEKGDLWSNKPQEEGQSTEVLHWLSSTCAQFKLCSVTDLFIGLWFGNPQLPAQNPILKNITEYLIEEVSAEEEELLGSGSGMDPEESIKEGNPAETTVERDEKLAKVLDHLILYLRVVHSIDYYNTCEYPSEDEMPNRCGMIHVRGPIPPNRITHGEVQQWQKMIEEKLSPLFSLKEILSEEEALKMGRKDPEDEVEKFVLANTQELGKDKWLCPLSGKKFKGPEFVRKHILNKHGDKIEEVKKEVVFFNNFLMDAKRPALPEMKIPPLPTPGQGLLSPNMPFPPQGLQGPGGFGQPRPPLMGYGAGGPPYPPNQYGGGRGNYDNFRGQGGYLGKPRNIRMSRGDPRNIIEYRDLDAPDDMDFF, from the exons ATGGGGGACAGTGATGATGAGTACGATCGCAGGAGAAGGGACAAATTCAGACGGGAGCGAAGTGACTATGACcgatcgagagagagagaagacagacgCAGAGATGACTGGAATGACAG GGAGTGGGACAGAGGCAGGGAACGGCGTAGTCGTGGAGAGTACCGAGATTATGACAGAGGTCGTAGGGAGAGATTCTCCCCACCTAGACATGACATGAGTCCCCAGCAGAAACGCATGAGAAGAGATTG GGATGACCATGGTGGAGATCCGTACCGTGGGGGTTATGACATGGGCtatggtggtggaggagggccCAGCTATGGACCACCACAGCACTGGGGCCACCCTGATTTGCACATAATGCAGCCTCATCATGGTATCCCCATTCAGGCAAG GCTTGGTAATATCCATGACTTGGATTTGGGTCCTCCGCCTCCAGTAATGAAGAGCTTTAAGGAGTTTCTTATTTCCCTGGATGATTCTGTTGATGAGACTGAGGCTGTCAAACGCTACAATGAGTACAAGGTTGACTTTCGCAGACAGCAGATGCAAGACTTCTTCTTGGCTCATAAAGATGAAGAGTG GTTCAGGTCCAAGTACCACCCAGATGAGGCCAGCCGACTTAAAGCAGAGGCCCAGAGCGCCCTGCACAACCGTGTGAATGTCTTCACGTTCCTGATGGAGAATGGATGGTTTGATAATGTCTCTCTGGACATTGAACAGACCCCAGCCATCATTAAAGTTCTGGATGCAG CTGTGATAAAGATGGAAGGAGGGACAGATCATGACCTTCGCATCTTGGACCTGCCatctgaagaggaagaaggcagGGAAAAGTCAATATCTGTTTCAGGGGGTGCTGAACCTCCCAAGAGAGAAGACCTCAAAACCCTGGACAGTGACCGGAAACCCTCAGTAGAGAAAGACAAGAATGAGAAG GAGGAAAGCAATTCTGCCAATACAGAAAATGTGACTGCAGTAGAAGGGGAGGATGtgaaagaggagacagagaaagaagctGCCAAAGAAGAAATGCCTGAAACCAAGAAG cagagaagaaagaggaagcaCAGTGGAGACAGTGATGATGAAGGCAGCGCCTCAGACAGCGACTCTGACTCTGATTCAGACTCTAACTGCTCAGACAAACCTGTAAAGAAGGAAGTGGTGGAAGACAAGGATGAGGAAGAAG AGGAGAAACAAAAGGAGAActcagaagaggagaagaaagaagaaatgaaacccAAAGACGACTCACCCAGACCTCGGCCTCTCCACCGCACCTGCTCTCTGTTCATGAGGAGCATCGCTCCCACCATTTCCAAGGCTGAGATCATTGCT CTTTGCCGGCGATACCCTGGCTTTCTGCGTGTTTGCCTGTCTGACCCGCACCCAGAGCGCAG GTTTTTCAGACGTTGCTGGGTAACGTTTGACCGTAGTGTCAATATCAAAGAGGTCTGCTGGAACCTTCAGAACATTCGA CTGCGAGACTGTGAACTGGCCCCAGGGGTGAACCGGGATCTGGCCCGGAGAGTGCGCAATGTAAATGGCATCACTCAGCACAAGCAGGTGCTCCGCAATGACATCAAGCTGGCTGCCAAGCTCATTCATGCTTTGGATGAGAAAGGAGACCTGTGGAGCAACAAGCCACAGGAGGAGGGGCAGAGCACTGAGGTACTGCACTGGTTATCAAGCACATGTGCACAGTTTAAACTGTGTTCTGTCACTGATTTATTCATTGGTCTGTGGTTTGGTAATCCACAGTTGCCAGCTCAGAATCCCATTTTGAAGAATATCACTGAGTACCTGATAGAGGAGGTGagtgctgaggaggaggagctgctgggcTCTGGGAGTGGGATGGATCCTGAGGAGAGCATCAAGGAAGGAAACCCTGCAGAGACGACTGTGGAAAGGGATGAGAAATTAGCTAAG GTTTTGGACCATCTGATCTTGTATCTGCGTGTTGTGCATTCAATTGACTACTATAACACCTGTGAATACCCGAGTGAGGATGAAATGCCCAATCGCTGTGGAATGATCCATGTTCGTGGACCCATTCCTCCAAACCGCATCACACACGGAGAAG TGCAACAGTGGCAGAAGATGATTGAGGAGAAGCTTAGTCCTTTGTTCAGTTTAAAGGAAATTCTGTCAGAGGAAGAGGCGTTGAAGATGGGCCGTAAGGATCCAGAGGACGAGGTGGAGAAGTTTGTGTTGGCCAACACTCAGGAGCTGGGAAAGGACAAATGGCTGTGCCCACTGAGTGGCAAAAAATTTAAG GGCCCAGAGTTTGTGCGGAAGCACATCCTGAACAAACATGGGGACAAAATTGAAGAAGTGAAAAAGGAAGTAGTGTTCTTTAACAACTTCCTGATGGATGCCAAGCGACCAGCGCtgccagaaatgaaaattcctCCTCTTCCAACTCCAGGTCAAG GTTTGCTTTCTCCCAACATGCCCTTTCCTCCTCAAGGTCTTCAGGGTCCAGGGGGCTTTGGACAACCTCGTCCACCACTGATGGGATATGGAG CTGGTGGACCTCCTTATCCTCCTAACCAATACGGAGGTGGCAGAGGCAACTATGACAACTTCCGCGGACAAGGTGGCTACCTGGGAAAGCCACGCAACATTAG AATGTCAAGAGGTGACCCACGCAATATCATTGAATATCGTGACCTGGACGCACCAGATGATATGGATTTCTTTTAG
- the srrt gene encoding serrate RNA effector molecule homolog isoform X10: protein MGDSDDEYDRRRRDKFRRERSDYDRSREREDRRRDDWNDREWDRGRERRSRGEYRDYDRGRRERFSPPRHDMSPQQKRMRRDWDDHGGDPYRGGYDMGYGGGGGPSYGPPQHWGHPDLHIMQPHHGIPIQARLGNIHDLDLGPPPPVMKSFKEFLISLDDSVDETEAVKRYNEYKVDFRRQQMQDFFLAHKDEEWFRSKYHPDEASRLKAEAQSALHNRVNVFTFLMENGWFDNVSLDIEQTPAIIKVLDAAVIKMEGGTDHDLRILDLPSEEEEGREKSISVSGGAEPPKREDLKTLDSDRKPSVEKDKNEKEESNSANTENVTAVEGEDVKEETEKEAAKEEMPETKKQRRKRKHSGDSDDEGSASDSDSDSDSDSNCSDKPVKKEVVEDKDEEEGEEEKQKENSEEEKKEEMKPKDDSPRPRPLHRTCSLFMRSIAPTISKAEIIALCRRYPGFLRVCLSDPHPERRFFRRCWVTFDRSVNIKEVCWNLQNIRLRDCELAPGVNRDLARRVRNVNGITQHKQVLRNDIKLAAKLIHALDEKGDLWSNKPQEEGQSTELPAQNPILKNITEYLIEEVSAEEEELLGSGSGMDPEESIKEGNPAETTVERDEKLAKVLDHLILYLRVVHSIDYYNTCEYPSEDEMPNRCGMIHVRGPIPPNRITHGEVQQWQKMIEEKLSPLFSLKEILSEEEALKMGRKDPEDEVEKFVLANTQELGKDKWLCPLSGKKFKGPEFVRKHILNKHGDKIEEVKKEVVFFNNFLMDAKRPALPEMKIPPLPTPGLLSPNMPFPPQGLQGPGGFGQPRPPLMGYGAGGPPYPPNQYGGGRGNYDNFRGQGGYLGKPRNIRMSRGDPRNIIEYRDLDAPDDMDFF from the exons ATGGGGGACAGTGATGATGAGTACGATCGCAGGAGAAGGGACAAATTCAGACGGGAGCGAAGTGACTATGACcgatcgagagagagagaagacagacgCAGAGATGACTGGAATGACAG GGAGTGGGACAGAGGCAGGGAACGGCGTAGTCGTGGAGAGTACCGAGATTATGACAGAGGTCGTAGGGAGAGATTCTCCCCACCTAGACATGACATGAGTCCCCAGCAGAAACGCATGAGAAGAGATTG GGATGACCATGGTGGAGATCCGTACCGTGGGGGTTATGACATGGGCtatggtggtggaggagggccCAGCTATGGACCACCACAGCACTGGGGCCACCCTGATTTGCACATAATGCAGCCTCATCATGGTATCCCCATTCAGGCAAG GCTTGGTAATATCCATGACTTGGATTTGGGTCCTCCGCCTCCAGTAATGAAGAGCTTTAAGGAGTTTCTTATTTCCCTGGATGATTCTGTTGATGAGACTGAGGCTGTCAAACGCTACAATGAGTACAAGGTTGACTTTCGCAGACAGCAGATGCAAGACTTCTTCTTGGCTCATAAAGATGAAGAGTG GTTCAGGTCCAAGTACCACCCAGATGAGGCCAGCCGACTTAAAGCAGAGGCCCAGAGCGCCCTGCACAACCGTGTGAATGTCTTCACGTTCCTGATGGAGAATGGATGGTTTGATAATGTCTCTCTGGACATTGAACAGACCCCAGCCATCATTAAAGTTCTGGATGCAG CTGTGATAAAGATGGAAGGAGGGACAGATCATGACCTTCGCATCTTGGACCTGCCatctgaagaggaagaaggcagGGAAAAGTCAATATCTGTTTCAGGGGGTGCTGAACCTCCCAAGAGAGAAGACCTCAAAACCCTGGACAGTGACCGGAAACCCTCAGTAGAGAAAGACAAGAATGAGAAG GAGGAAAGCAATTCTGCCAATACAGAAAATGTGACTGCAGTAGAAGGGGAGGATGtgaaagaggagacagagaaagaagctGCCAAAGAAGAAATGCCTGAAACCAAGAAG cagagaagaaagaggaagcaCAGTGGAGACAGTGATGATGAAGGCAGCGCCTCAGACAGCGACTCTGACTCTGATTCAGACTCTAACTGCTCAGACAAACCTGTAAAGAAGGAAGTGGTGGAAGACAAGGATGAGGAAGAAGGTGAAG AGGAGAAACAAAAGGAGAActcagaagaggagaagaaagaagaaatgaaacccAAAGACGACTCACCCAGACCTCGGCCTCTCCACCGCACCTGCTCTCTGTTCATGAGGAGCATCGCTCCCACCATTTCCAAGGCTGAGATCATTGCT CTTTGCCGGCGATACCCTGGCTTTCTGCGTGTTTGCCTGTCTGACCCGCACCCAGAGCGCAG GTTTTTCAGACGTTGCTGGGTAACGTTTGACCGTAGTGTCAATATCAAAGAGGTCTGCTGGAACCTTCAGAACATTCGA CTGCGAGACTGTGAACTGGCCCCAGGGGTGAACCGGGATCTGGCCCGGAGAGTGCGCAATGTAAATGGCATCACTCAGCACAAGCAGGTGCTCCGCAATGACATCAAGCTGGCTGCCAAGCTCATTCATGCTTTGGATGAGAAAGGAGACCTGTGGAGCAACAAGCCACAGGAGGAGGGGCAGAGCACTGAG TTGCCAGCTCAGAATCCCATTTTGAAGAATATCACTGAGTACCTGATAGAGGAGGTGagtgctgaggaggaggagctgctgggcTCTGGGAGTGGGATGGATCCTGAGGAGAGCATCAAGGAAGGAAACCCTGCAGAGACGACTGTGGAAAGGGATGAGAAATTAGCTAAG GTTTTGGACCATCTGATCTTGTATCTGCGTGTTGTGCATTCAATTGACTACTATAACACCTGTGAATACCCGAGTGAGGATGAAATGCCCAATCGCTGTGGAATGATCCATGTTCGTGGACCCATTCCTCCAAACCGCATCACACACGGAGAAG TGCAACAGTGGCAGAAGATGATTGAGGAGAAGCTTAGTCCTTTGTTCAGTTTAAAGGAAATTCTGTCAGAGGAAGAGGCGTTGAAGATGGGCCGTAAGGATCCAGAGGACGAGGTGGAGAAGTTTGTGTTGGCCAACACTCAGGAGCTGGGAAAGGACAAATGGCTGTGCCCACTGAGTGGCAAAAAATTTAAG GGCCCAGAGTTTGTGCGGAAGCACATCCTGAACAAACATGGGGACAAAATTGAAGAAGTGAAAAAGGAAGTAGTGTTCTTTAACAACTTCCTGATGGATGCCAAGCGACCAGCGCtgccagaaatgaaaattcctCCTCTTCCAACTCCAG GTTTGCTTTCTCCCAACATGCCCTTTCCTCCTCAAGGTCTTCAGGGTCCAGGGGGCTTTGGACAACCTCGTCCACCACTGATGGGATATGGAG CTGGTGGACCTCCTTATCCTCCTAACCAATACGGAGGTGGCAGAGGCAACTATGACAACTTCCGCGGACAAGGTGGCTACCTGGGAAAGCCACGCAACATTAG AATGTCAAGAGGTGACCCACGCAATATCATTGAATATCGTGACCTGGACGCACCAGATGATATGGATTTCTTTTAG
- the srrt gene encoding serrate RNA effector molecule homolog isoform X1, whose amino-acid sequence MGDSDDEYDRRRRDKFRRERSDYDRSREREDRRRDDWNDREWDRGRERRSRGEYRDYDRGRRERFSPPRHDMSPQQKRMRRDWDDHGGDPYRGGYDMGYGGGGGPSYGPPQHWGHPDLHIMQPHHGIPIQARLGNIHDLDLGPPPPVMKSFKEFLISLDDSVDETEAVKRYNEYKVDFRRQQMQDFFLAHKDEEWFRSKYHPDEASRLKAEAQSALHNRVNVFTFLMENGWFDNVSLDIEQTPAIIKVLDAAVIKMEGGTDHDLRILDLPSEEEEGREKSISVSGGAEPPKREDLKTLDSDRKPSVEKDKNEKEESNSANTENVTAVEGEDVKEETEKEAAKEEMPETKKQRRKRKHSGDSDDEGSASDSDSDSDSDSNCSDKPVKKEVVEDKDEEEGEEEKQKENSEEEKKEEMKPKDDSPRPRPLHRTCSLFMRSIAPTISKAEIIALCRRYPGFLRVCLSDPHPERRFFRRCWVTFDRSVNIKEVCWNLQNIRLRDCELAPGVNRDLARRVRNVNGITQHKQVLRNDIKLAAKLIHALDEKGDLWSNKPQEEGQSTEVLHWLSSTCAQFKLCSVTDLFIGLWFGNPQLPAQNPILKNITEYLIEEVSAEEEELLGSGSGMDPEESIKEGNPAETTVERDEKLAKVLDHLILYLRVVHSIDYYNTCEYPSEDEMPNRCGMIHVRGPIPPNRITHGEVQQWQKMIEEKLSPLFSLKEILSEEEALKMGRKDPEDEVEKFVLANTQELGKDKWLCPLSGKKFKGPEFVRKHILNKHGDKIEEVKKEVVFFNNFLMDAKRPALPEMKIPPLPTPGQGLLSPNMPFPPQGLQGPGGFGQPRPPLMGYGAGGPPYPPNQYGGGRGNYDNFRGQGGYLGKPRNIRMSRGDPRNIIEYRDLDAPDDMDFF is encoded by the exons ATGGGGGACAGTGATGATGAGTACGATCGCAGGAGAAGGGACAAATTCAGACGGGAGCGAAGTGACTATGACcgatcgagagagagagaagacagacgCAGAGATGACTGGAATGACAG GGAGTGGGACAGAGGCAGGGAACGGCGTAGTCGTGGAGAGTACCGAGATTATGACAGAGGTCGTAGGGAGAGATTCTCCCCACCTAGACATGACATGAGTCCCCAGCAGAAACGCATGAGAAGAGATTG GGATGACCATGGTGGAGATCCGTACCGTGGGGGTTATGACATGGGCtatggtggtggaggagggccCAGCTATGGACCACCACAGCACTGGGGCCACCCTGATTTGCACATAATGCAGCCTCATCATGGTATCCCCATTCAGGCAAG GCTTGGTAATATCCATGACTTGGATTTGGGTCCTCCGCCTCCAGTAATGAAGAGCTTTAAGGAGTTTCTTATTTCCCTGGATGATTCTGTTGATGAGACTGAGGCTGTCAAACGCTACAATGAGTACAAGGTTGACTTTCGCAGACAGCAGATGCAAGACTTCTTCTTGGCTCATAAAGATGAAGAGTG GTTCAGGTCCAAGTACCACCCAGATGAGGCCAGCCGACTTAAAGCAGAGGCCCAGAGCGCCCTGCACAACCGTGTGAATGTCTTCACGTTCCTGATGGAGAATGGATGGTTTGATAATGTCTCTCTGGACATTGAACAGACCCCAGCCATCATTAAAGTTCTGGATGCAG CTGTGATAAAGATGGAAGGAGGGACAGATCATGACCTTCGCATCTTGGACCTGCCatctgaagaggaagaaggcagGGAAAAGTCAATATCTGTTTCAGGGGGTGCTGAACCTCCCAAGAGAGAAGACCTCAAAACCCTGGACAGTGACCGGAAACCCTCAGTAGAGAAAGACAAGAATGAGAAG GAGGAAAGCAATTCTGCCAATACAGAAAATGTGACTGCAGTAGAAGGGGAGGATGtgaaagaggagacagagaaagaagctGCCAAAGAAGAAATGCCTGAAACCAAGAAG cagagaagaaagaggaagcaCAGTGGAGACAGTGATGATGAAGGCAGCGCCTCAGACAGCGACTCTGACTCTGATTCAGACTCTAACTGCTCAGACAAACCTGTAAAGAAGGAAGTGGTGGAAGACAAGGATGAGGAAGAAGGTGAAG AGGAGAAACAAAAGGAGAActcagaagaggagaagaaagaagaaatgaaacccAAAGACGACTCACCCAGACCTCGGCCTCTCCACCGCACCTGCTCTCTGTTCATGAGGAGCATCGCTCCCACCATTTCCAAGGCTGAGATCATTGCT CTTTGCCGGCGATACCCTGGCTTTCTGCGTGTTTGCCTGTCTGACCCGCACCCAGAGCGCAG GTTTTTCAGACGTTGCTGGGTAACGTTTGACCGTAGTGTCAATATCAAAGAGGTCTGCTGGAACCTTCAGAACATTCGA CTGCGAGACTGTGAACTGGCCCCAGGGGTGAACCGGGATCTGGCCCGGAGAGTGCGCAATGTAAATGGCATCACTCAGCACAAGCAGGTGCTCCGCAATGACATCAAGCTGGCTGCCAAGCTCATTCATGCTTTGGATGAGAAAGGAGACCTGTGGAGCAACAAGCCACAGGAGGAGGGGCAGAGCACTGAGGTACTGCACTGGTTATCAAGCACATGTGCACAGTTTAAACTGTGTTCTGTCACTGATTTATTCATTGGTCTGTGGTTTGGTAATCCACAGTTGCCAGCTCAGAATCCCATTTTGAAGAATATCACTGAGTACCTGATAGAGGAGGTGagtgctgaggaggaggagctgctgggcTCTGGGAGTGGGATGGATCCTGAGGAGAGCATCAAGGAAGGAAACCCTGCAGAGACGACTGTGGAAAGGGATGAGAAATTAGCTAAG GTTTTGGACCATCTGATCTTGTATCTGCGTGTTGTGCATTCAATTGACTACTATAACACCTGTGAATACCCGAGTGAGGATGAAATGCCCAATCGCTGTGGAATGATCCATGTTCGTGGACCCATTCCTCCAAACCGCATCACACACGGAGAAG TGCAACAGTGGCAGAAGATGATTGAGGAGAAGCTTAGTCCTTTGTTCAGTTTAAAGGAAATTCTGTCAGAGGAAGAGGCGTTGAAGATGGGCCGTAAGGATCCAGAGGACGAGGTGGAGAAGTTTGTGTTGGCCAACACTCAGGAGCTGGGAAAGGACAAATGGCTGTGCCCACTGAGTGGCAAAAAATTTAAG GGCCCAGAGTTTGTGCGGAAGCACATCCTGAACAAACATGGGGACAAAATTGAAGAAGTGAAAAAGGAAGTAGTGTTCTTTAACAACTTCCTGATGGATGCCAAGCGACCAGCGCtgccagaaatgaaaattcctCCTCTTCCAACTCCAGGTCAAG GTTTGCTTTCTCCCAACATGCCCTTTCCTCCTCAAGGTCTTCAGGGTCCAGGGGGCTTTGGACAACCTCGTCCACCACTGATGGGATATGGAG CTGGTGGACCTCCTTATCCTCCTAACCAATACGGAGGTGGCAGAGGCAACTATGACAACTTCCGCGGACAAGGTGGCTACCTGGGAAAGCCACGCAACATTAG AATGTCAAGAGGTGACCCACGCAATATCATTGAATATCGTGACCTGGACGCACCAGATGATATGGATTTCTTTTAG